Sequence from the Sanguibacter keddieii DSM 10542 genome:
TCGGCTCGTCGGCGAGCAGGATCGACGGCCGTGCGACGAGCGCCCGGGCGATGCCCACGCGCTGCTGCTGCCCTCCCGAGAGCTCGTAGGGACGCTGGTGCCCGTGCCGCTCGAGGCCGACCATGGCGAGCGCCGCCCGTACCCGGGCGTCACGCTCGCCCGCCTCGGTGCGCAGCAGGCGCAGCGGCACCTCGACGTTCTCCGCGGCGGAGAGCACCGGGACGAGCCCGAAGGACTGCAGGACGTAGCCGATCCCGGTGGTGCGCAGGCGCAGCCGAGCGGCGCTGTCGAGGGCGTCGAGCCGCTCCCCCGCGACCTCGACGTGGCCGGCGGTCGGCTCGTCGATGCCGCCGAGGACGTTGAGCAGCGTGGACTTGCCCGACCCCGACGTCCCCCGGAGCACGACGAGCTCGCCGGGCTGCACCTCGAGCGACACGTCGACGACCGCGTGCACGTCGCCCGCGGGGGTCGAGAACGTCCGGCTCACCGCGACCGCGCGCAGCGCAGGTGTCGGCAGGACGGCTGAAGGCTCGGCACTCATGAGAGTCCTCCCTGGTCGGTCGTCCCGGGCGTGGCGTGTCGCCCGCGCGGGTCGGCAGGCAGCGCCCGCTCGGTCGAGCCGCCGGCGGGAGGAGCACCGTCGGGAGACACCCGGACGTGGTCCGCCTCGAGCGAGAGCCGCACCCGGTCGCGCAGCCCGAGGGTCTCCACGTGCTCGGGTGGCAGCTGGAACCGCCCGACACGGTCGAGCACCGCGAACTCCTCGGCGACGTGACGCTCGGACCCGTCGGCCGCGCGCTCGGTACGACGCAGGACCTCGGTCGAGGTCCTGCCGTCCCGGATCTGGACGGTGCGGGCGACGTGCTCCGACACCGTCGGGTCGTGGGTGACGATGAGCGTCGTCACGCCGGTCTCGGCGTTGACCGCCCGGAGCATGTCGAGCACCTCCCCCGAGGTCGTCTCGTCGAGCTCGCCCGTGGGCTCGTCCGCGAGCAGGACCCGGGGCGAGTTCGCGACGGCCACCGCGATGGCGACGCGCTGCTGCTGCCCGCCGGACATCTGGGACGGCAGCCTGTCGTGGCAGTGCGCCACCCCCAGCAGGTCGAGGAGCTCGAGGGCACGCGCGCGCCGACCGGCCGTCCGGGTGATGGTCAGCGGGACCGCGACGTTCTGCACGGCCGTCAGGTAGGGCAGGAGGTTGCGGGCCGCCTGCTGCCACACGAAGCCGACCGTGCTCCGCTGGTACTCGACCCGTGCACGCCGACCGAGGGCCAGCAGGTCGGCCCCCGCCACCTCGGCGGACCCGCCGGTGGGGCGGTCGAGGCCGGACAGGATCGACAGGAGCGTCGACTTCCCCGAGCCGGACGCGCCGACCACCGCGACGATCTCCCCCGGGTCGACGCGGAGGTTGAGGCCCTGGAGCGCCTGGACCTCGAGGCCCTCGGTGACGAAGATGCGCACGAGGTCGCGGCAGAGGATGTCCGGGGCGTCCGGCGCGGCTGCCAGCGCCGGGGCGCTCGCGTGCCGCGCCGCGGGAGGGGTCGAGGTCCGGCTGTCCATGTCGCTCACTCCTGTACCGACCGCAGCGTCGCTGCGGAGCTGACGCGCCGCCCGAGGGCTGCGGACACGAGCCCGCACACCCCCACGACGACGACGAAGACCGCGGTCACGCCGAGGAGCGCGAGCGGGTCGTAGACGAGCGGCGGCGCGGACGCACCACCGGTGAAGGCGCTCAGGTCGACGGAGCG
This genomic interval carries:
- a CDS encoding ABC transporter ATP-binding protein, translating into MSAEPSAVLPTPALRAVAVSRTFSTPAGDVHAVVDVSLEVQPGELVVLRGTSGSGKSTLLNVLGGIDEPTAGHVEVAGERLDALDSAARLRLRTTGIGYVLQSFGLVPVLSAAENVEVPLRLLRTEAGERDARVRAALAMVGLERHGHQRPYELSGGQQQRVGIARALVARPSILLADEPTGQLDSATAATVMDLLHDLVHREGVAAVVSTHDPVLVARADRVLTLHDGRVS
- a CDS encoding ABC transporter ATP-binding protein, translating into MDSRTSTPPAARHASAPALAAAPDAPDILCRDLVRIFVTEGLEVQALQGLNLRVDPGEIVAVVGASGSGKSTLLSILSGLDRPTGGSAEVAGADLLALGRRARVEYQRSTVGFVWQQAARNLLPYLTAVQNVAVPLTITRTAGRRARALELLDLLGVAHCHDRLPSQMSGGQQQRVAIAVAVANSPRVLLADEPTGELDETTSGEVLDMLRAVNAETGVTTLIVTHDPTVSEHVARTVQIRDGRTSTEVLRRTERAADGSERHVAEEFAVLDRVGRFQLPPEHVETLGLRDRVRLSLEADHVRVSPDGAPPAGGSTERALPADPRGRHATPGTTDQGGLS